ACTAGTCATGATGCATATTCGTCAAGAAGAATCATCTCCATGGTCGCGCGGTCCAGGCACTATGCGATTCTATTTTTACTTGACTTTCCTGCCACGATTAGTACACTTATTCTAGTATGGGGTCACAGACGCGGGCAAGGGTTCTTCAGTTCATCCGCAGATTCCGGGAGAAAAAGGGCTACGCACCAACGGTGAGGGAGATTGCCGAAGGGTGCAAGATCAGCAGCCCTTCAGTGGTGCAGTATCACCTCGATTCGCTTGAGCAGGAAGGATTAATCAGCCGTGCCCGGGAAAAATTCCGGAGCATCAATCTCGCCAAGGAAAAGAACGCAGAGGAGGGGCAGACGGAGATTCCCCTTCTCGGGGTGATCGCCGCAGGGCACCCCGTATGGGTCCCCCCGGCTGATACATGGGATACAGCCGGGGAGCACATTGCAGTCTCAGCCCAGATGGTGCAAGGGAAGAAAAACATTTATGCCTTGCGCGTGCGGGGCAACTCCATGGTCGATGCAATGATTGCAGATGGCGACATCGTAATCATGGAACCGGCAAAGAGGGTCAGCAACGGAGACGTTGTTGCGGCCTGGCTCAAAAATGAGCAGGAGATCACCCTCAAGAAGATCCATTTCGAAGGCGGGCAGGTTCGCCTGCAGCCGTGCAATCCTTACATGATGCCCATCTATCATAAAGCCGACAACGTTGAGATCCAGGGAAAAGTCATCGCAGTAATCCGGGTACACGCATAGGAAATCTTGCTGTGATCAGCGCTCGCTTTGCCCGTCTGCGTGCACCTGCGATGGATACATCCCTATCCTCTATCATTCCTCGAGCCGTGAGCCATTAGTCGTGAGCCAGTTCTCTTAGCGCAGCTTGAATCGCTGTATCTTGCCGGTCGCGCTCTTCGGCAGCTCGGGGATGAACTCTATCCACCTCGGGTATTTGAATTTGGCCAACCGGTCGAGCGCCCACTTCTTTAACTCTTCAGCCAGTTCTTCGGAAGCCGAAAAACCTTCGCGAAGCACCACGTAGGCCACGGGCTTCACCAGGTCCTGCTCGTCCCTGCGCCCCACGACCGCGACCTCAAGCACGGCGGGATGACCGCTCAGGCAGTTCTCCACTTCCAGCGGTGAAACCCATATGCCGCCCACTTTCAGCATGTCGTCCGCACGGCCCGCAGCATAATAGAAACCGTCCTTGTCTGCAAAATACTTGTCGCCGGTGTTTATCCACTCGCCCTGCATGGTCTGACGCGTCTTCTCACGCTTCCTCCAGTAGGCCTGGGCTGCACTGTCGCCTTTGACGAGCAATGTTCCTATCTCGCCCTGCGGCACCTCTGCGCCCTCTTCATCGACGATCTTGAGCTCGTAACCCGGAACGGCCTTGCCGGTGGAGCCGGGCCGCAGATCGTCGAGGCGGTTCGACAGGAATATATGGAGCATTTCCGTGGAGCCGATGCCATCGAGTATGCTCACACCAAAGCGCTCCTTCCATCGTGTAAAAATATCTACGGGCAGCGCTTCGCCTGCGGACACGCACACACGAACGGATGAGAGCTCGTGGGTCGAGTTGGGATCGGGCTTGGTTCCCCGCTCCTTATCCTGTTTTTCTTTGTAAGCGAGCATCTGACCATAGAGCGTGGGCACACCAAAAAAGACTGTTGGCCTGAACTTTTCCAGATATCTGAACATGGTCTCGGGGGTAGGCCTGCCCGGGTTGAGCACGCTTGCGGCCCCTGCGGACATCGGCAGGTACATGCCATTGCCCAGTCCGTACGCGAAGAAAAGCCGCGCCCCGGAAAAACAGATATCATCTTCGGTAAGCTGGAGCACGTTCTGCCCGTAGCTCTGGGAAGCAACCACCATATCGTACTGGGAGTGTACCGCACCCTTGGGAGAACCGGTGGAACCAGAACTGTAGAGCCAGAAGCCCACGTCGTCCTTTGTGGTAAATTCGGTCTTGAGGGTCGCCGGAGCCCGCCAGTACATCTGTTTAAAGGGCGGGTACGCCCCTTGTGTTTCCGAGATAACGATGAGGTCCCGCAAATAATGGAGCTCACCGCTGATCTGTTTGATAATCGGTATGAATTCGTCTGAAATGACAAGCACTCGTGCACGGCTGTCGTTCAGGTAATATTCATAGTCCTCCGGCGTGAGCATTGTGTTCACCGGTATCGGTACTGCGCCTATCCTGATGGCTCCCCAGAAAATAGCGTAGAACTGAGGGACGTCGAGCATGAGGATCAGGATTCGATCGTCGAACCGGACGCCGAGGTCACGCAGCGCGTTGGCCGTTTTGTTTGTTACCTTCTGGATATCATTGTACGTGTAATTGCGGTGCTCAGTATAAATAGCCACCTTATGCCCGCGCCCCTGCCTGATGTTGCGGTCAACAAAGTAGTCAGCCGCGTTGAAAAACTCCTGAGTCTGTCCGTGAATCATGTGTTGCCTCCTTCGGTGAAAGTTAAAAGTTAGCAGTCAGCAGTGAGCAGTGTTGATAAAGATCGGAATCAAACGTGAGCAGTCCGAGTTGACGATGTAACTACGCGGTCACACTGCATTTCGCTTTTCGCAGCTTACGATGCCTTTAAACTGCTTACTGCTCGCTGCTTACGGCTTGCTAAAATCTATATCTCAAACTGCTCTCCTTTGCTTGGTACGTGAGTCACCAATCCCAGCCTCTCCTTGACTATGCTCTCAAACTCCAGGGCTGTCTTTTCTTCGCCGTGCACTATGAACACTTCGGGCTTGCTCGTAAAGGAGCCCAGCCACTCCAGCAGTTCCTTCTGGTCTGCATGAGCAGAAAAGCCGCCGATAGTGTAGATCGCAGCCTTGACAGCTATTCCTTCGCCGAGGACACGCACGCGCTTTGCTCCGTCGACGATCCTGCGTCCGAGGGTGCCCCGGGCCTGAAAGCCCGTGAAGATGACGCTGCACTCAGGCCTCCACAGGTTATGCTTGAGATGGTGAGCGATCCTGCCGCCCTCGCACATGCCGCTGCCTGCCATGATGATAACACCCGACTTTATACGGTTGATCTCCTGCGAATCAGCCACCGTTTTCGTGAAATGGATCCGGACTGCCCTTCCCTTGTATTGGATCTGGAAAAGCTTTTTCGCTTCTTCGCCGAAGTATTCTCTGTGAGAAAGATAGACGTTGGTGGCCTCTTCGGCAAGGGGGCTGTCCACGTAAAGGTCCATGGGCTCCAGCTTCCCTTCTCTCACCAGATCGTTTAGTATATACATTACGTCCTGCGTCCGGCCCACCGCGAATGTCGGCATCAGAACATTCCCGCCCTTCTGGAACGTCAGTTTAATGGCGGCGGCAAGCTCGTCGATGCTCTGTTCCAGGCCCTTGTGAAACCGGTTCCCATAGGTGGACTCCATGACCACGTAATCGGCGGTCAGCGTGTATTCCGGGTCCTCGATGATCAGGTTCCCCTTCTTGCCGATATCCCCGGAAAAAACGATTTTCTTCTGGCCGCGGTCCGACGGATACCAAAGTTCAAACGAACCGGACCCGAGAATATGACCCGCGTCCACGAAGAGATATTTCATCCCGTTTCCCAGATCATTCGTTTCATCGTACATAACAGGCCTTAGATACCTCATAGAGGTTTTGACGTCATTCTCCGTGTAAAGGGGCTCAAAAACCTGTTCCTTTCCTGTGCGAAACGATTTCTTTGTCATCCACTCCGCGTCCTTTTCCTGGATGTGAGCGGAATCGAGGAGCATAATCCTGATCAGATCCGCGGTAGCCGTGGTGGTTATAATCTTTCCCTTGAACCCGTCATTCACAAGTTTTGGTATCAATCCGGAATGGTCCAGGTGGGCATGCGTCAGAAAGAGGCATTCAATGTCGGCAGGATTGAAAGAGAAAGGGGCCCGGTTTGCGTCATCCGCCGCCTCTCCCTGCTGCATGCCGCAATCCACAAGAAACTGCCTCTCGCCCACGGTCAAATGAAAGCAGGAACCGGTAACCTGCCGGGCAGCGCCGACAAATGCAATCTTCATGCGAACCCCCTTGAAATGCAGCCCTCGATTATATCCTCAATCAGAAAGCAGACGCAACCTGCGGTAGACTCACGACGCCGGAAGATATGGCTCACTATTTAAAGGTATACGGAGCCTCCGGATCGATTTCTATTTTCCTCAGCGGATTATATATTGCTGTATGCGTCTTCCCAACGGACCAGGCTCATGGTCCCCGGTTGACGCGTATCAATAGCCCTCTTCACTCACCTCGAAGTAGGCCTTTGGATGGGCACAGGCCGGGCACGATTCCGGTGCGGTGAGGCCCTCGTGCAGGTACCCGCAGTTCCTGCACCGCCAGGTCACCTTCGTATCTCTCCTGAAGGCCGTACCCGCTGCGATAGTGTCGAGCAGGGCGAGATATCTTTTTTCGTGTCCTGTTTCAGCAACCGATATCATCCTGAAGACTCGTGCTATATCAGGGAAACCTTCCTTCTCCGCTACTTCAGCGAAATCGGGGTAAAGAGTCCCCCATTCCATACGTTCACCGGCTGCAGCCGCTTTCAGGTTCTCTTCTGTCGTTCCTACCGGGCCGGCAGGATACGAGGCGTTTATTTCAACGTCGCCCCCCTGGAGGAAGCTGAAAAATCTCTTCGCGTGTTCCTTCTCATTGTCGGCTGTATCTGCGAAAACCCATGCGACCCGTTCGTACCCCTCTTTCTTTGCTTGAGAGGAAAAAAAGGTGTACCGGTTCCTCGCCTGCGACTCGCCTGCAAATGCCTTCAACAAATTCTTTTCCGTCTGCGATCCTTTTAACGTCGCCATAGTTTGCCCCCGCTCTTTTGTCTCGATTTTGTCAATAGTAGTATATGGCCGAATCAGTTACCTGTAAAGAGTGTGGCGGTCTGTACTTCTACAGTTTCTTGAAAGCTGGCAGCACGGGCTTTATAATGTGCTCTGCGCTCGGGAGGCTTATAGCACTTCAATCACGGGCAGGAAGTAGAACGGGTACAAGGAAGGAAGGTATTCTCCTATGAAACTCAATAACAAAGTTGCATTCGTGACCGGCGCAGCAGGCGCCGGCATAGGCAAGGCATGCGCGCGGCTCCTTGCAAGAGAAGGAGCAAGGGTGGTCGTAGCAGACGCTCATGAGGAGCGTTCCCGCTCTGTGGCCCAGGAGATTGCGAATGAAATAGGTGTTGAAGCGCTGGGTGTCGCATGCGACGTTACACAAAAAGGTGCCGTTGATTCGGCAGTGAAGGCAGCATTAGATGCATTCGGTTCGATCGACATCCTCGTCAACAACGCGGGCACCAACCGGCCCACGCAGGTTATCGATATGACCGATGAGCAGTGGGATCTGGTGCTTAACACGACGCTCAGAGGAACGTTCTATTGCTGCCGTGCAGTATTGCCTTCGATGATCAGGCAGGGCTCGGGCCGGATAGTGAACATAGGCTCCACAGCAGCCTTCATGGGTCTCGCTGCAGGTCACGCTCACTATGCCGCAGCAAAAGCAGGACTGACGGCGTTCACCAGATGTCTCGCCATGGAGGCTGCCGCCCATTACATCACGGTTAACACCGTAGCTCCGAGCTTTATATACAACGAGTTTATTCCGCACATCTACCCGCAAGAGGAAATAACGAGAATGGAGGACATGATCCCCTACCCCAGAAAGGGAACACCCGAGGACGTGGCACAAACTGTTCTCTTTCTAGCGACAGAAGGCGAGTATATCACCGGGCAGACCATCTGCGTGACCGGAGGAAGCTGGATGCGTTGAAAACGGTTAATGGTGAGCCGTGAGCAGTAAGCAGTTGATTAATATCCTGATAGCTATAAATGGCATCCGACCACTTTTGTCGTCCGGTAACCGGACTGTAGCCGCTGGTTATCGAACGTCGCTCAATTCTTACCGTCTCCTGTTCATGGATTGCTTTCCGCGGTACACTGCTCACTGCTCACCGCTCGATGCCCCAACACTTCCTAGCAGTACGAGCTGCTGCAGCGATCTGCGGGGCACATGTCGAGGGCGCGCTTCATCGGCATCTCCTACACTATCGAAGGCGCTCCGGACAGACCCGGGAAGATCGTGATACGCGGCGTCGGCACAAAATAATCGGTTACTGTTTTAAGCTCTGTGCTGGAGGGCGAATTGGTATAACAGCATAAATCGTGTATCATAACCTTGTGGATGCGAGCACGATACCTTTTGAGCGCTGGCACCAAGCCATAGGACGCAGAAGGTCGCGCCGCCGCTTCGATGGACAGCCCCTACCTGCCGAAGCGGAAGCGCGGATCGCGGGCCTGTGTGCGGAATTCAGGCCCTTCCCCGACGCGCGCGCGGAATTCGTTGGAAGGTCGGCCGACCTGGTTCTCAAGGGAGCTGTAGGGAACTACGGCAAGATCAGAGGAGCTCGCGCCTTTATAGCTGTCGTGGGCAATACGGAGAGCGTCCATTCAGAGGAGCGGGCAGGCTATACCGGAGAGGCCATTGTTCTGGAAGCTGTTGCCATGGGGCTGCACACATGTTGGGTCGGCGGTCTCTTTCGTCCGGACGTTGCTGCAAGACTGGCGGACGTCCATGAGCGGGAGAAGGTTCTTTCTGTGATCCCAATCGGCCACGCGCCACGCGATTGGTCTTTCGAAGAAAGGCTCATGACAGGCTTCGGCCGCACGCACAAGCGTAAACCGCTCTCTAAACTCCTGAAAGAGGGTGAGGATGAGCGTCTCTCTTCGTGGGCGCGAGAAGCAATCGAGGCCGCACGTCTCGCGCCATCTGCTGTCAATCGCCAGCCCTGGCGATTCAGGATAGCCGAAGACACGCTAACCATTTCAGTTGATGATACCAAGCTTCTCCACACCATATCGAAACGGTTGGATTGCGGTATCGCAATGCTTCATATCGAGCTGGCCGCGCTCCACGCGGGCGTCCGGGGGGAATGGGAGTTCCTCGATAACCCGGGCGTCGCTGTGTTCAAGAAGACATAATTCGCCCTCTTACTCACACGTCCACGTTCGCGCTGCCATCCGTTTTGAAACCTTTAATCGTCAAGCCTCTCGCTTTCTCAAAGAAGAACTTGACAAGCGCACTGTCGTGAGGTTCATCCACGAAACGCTCTTCTCTAACGTCGTAGCAGGTGAATCGCTTTTCGACGAGCAGTCGCCGAACTATCTCCCGGTCGTGGGCCTTGGTCTCCGGGGGCGCCTTCAGTATGTCTGACAGCGCCCCTACATCACCCGATCTGCCGATCTCTGAGACACCCGCACGCGGGTACCCGGCCTCCCCTTCCCGATCACTGTGCTCGCTGGATAAATCTATCGCCTGCTTCATATAATTGATGAAGCGCACGAGCTTCATCAATGTATACGTGATCTCCCTTGTGAAGAGATTGTTGGCCGGGAAGAGTGCACTCGACCTCATGAGTTTTATATACGGCTCCCATTCATCGCCGACAATATCCCGGAAAGCGTCGCTCCCCGGGGCAAGATAGAAAACACTCGGCCCCAGAAGGAGCCTTTTGCCCATGAGAAAGAGGAGGGTCTCGATTACATCCTCGGGCTCCTGGCCGGGTAGCCCGATAATGAAATGCGTCTCCACGAGAAAGGGAGATGATTCGAGCCACGGAAGCATCTCCAGGAAAGCCTTCGGAAGAGTTCTCGCCTGGCTTTTCAGGATGGATTCCCGCACATCCACCAAAGAAAAATTGAGCCTGCGAAAGCCT
Above is a genomic segment from Syntrophorhabdales bacterium containing:
- the lexA gene encoding transcriptional repressor LexA; this encodes MGSQTRARVLQFIRRFREKKGYAPTVREIAEGCKISSPSVVQYHLDSLEQEGLISRAREKFRSINLAKEKNAEEGQTEIPLLGVIAAGHPVWVPPADTWDTAGEHIAVSAQMVQGKKNIYALRVRGNSMVDAMIADGDIVIMEPAKRVSNGDVVAAWLKNEQEITLKKIHFEGGQVRLQPCNPYMMPIYHKADNVEIQGKVIAVIRVHA
- a CDS encoding benzoate-CoA ligase family protein; its protein translation is MIHGQTQEFFNAADYFVDRNIRQGRGHKVAIYTEHRNYTYNDIQKVTNKTANALRDLGVRFDDRILILMLDVPQFYAIFWGAIRIGAVPIPVNTMLTPEDYEYYLNDSRARVLVISDEFIPIIKQISGELHYLRDLIVISETQGAYPPFKQMYWRAPATLKTEFTTKDDVGFWLYSSGSTGSPKGAVHSQYDMVVASQSYGQNVLQLTEDDICFSGARLFFAYGLGNGMYLPMSAGAASVLNPGRPTPETMFRYLEKFRPTVFFGVPTLYGQMLAYKEKQDKERGTKPDPNSTHELSSVRVCVSAGEALPVDIFTRWKERFGVSILDGIGSTEMLHIFLSNRLDDLRPGSTGKAVPGYELKIVDEEGAEVPQGEIGTLLVKGDSAAQAYWRKREKTRQTMQGEWINTGDKYFADKDGFYYAAGRADDMLKVGGIWVSPLEVENCLSGHPAVLEVAVVGRRDEQDLVKPVAYVVLREGFSASEELAEELKKWALDRLAKFKYPRWIEFIPELPKSATGKIQRFKLR
- a CDS encoding MBL fold metallo-hydrolase encodes the protein MKIAFVGAARQVTGSCFHLTVGERQFLVDCGMQQGEAADDANRAPFSFNPADIECLFLTHAHLDHSGLIPKLVNDGFKGKIITTTATADLIRIMLLDSAHIQEKDAEWMTKKSFRTGKEQVFEPLYTENDVKTSMRYLRPVMYDETNDLGNGMKYLFVDAGHILGSGSFELWYPSDRGQKKIVFSGDIGKKGNLIIEDPEYTLTADYVVMESTYGNRFHKGLEQSIDELAAAIKLTFQKGGNVLMPTFAVGRTQDVMYILNDLVREGKLEPMDLYVDSPLAEEATNVYLSHREYFGEEAKKLFQIQYKGRAVRIHFTKTVADSQEINRIKSGVIIMAGSGMCEGGRIAHHLKHNLWRPECSVIFTGFQARGTLGRRIVDGAKRVRVLGEGIAVKAAIYTIGGFSAHADQKELLEWLGSFTSKPEVFIVHGEEKTALEFESIVKERLGLVTHVPSKGEQFEI
- a CDS encoding rubrerythrin family protein, producing the protein MATLKGSQTEKNLLKAFAGESQARNRYTFFSSQAKKEGYERVAWVFADTADNEKEHAKRFFSFLQGGDVEINASYPAGPVGTTEENLKAAAAGERMEWGTLYPDFAEVAEKEGFPDIARVFRMISVAETGHEKRYLALLDTIAAGTAFRRDTKVTWRCRNCGYLHEGLTAPESCPACAHPKAYFEVSEEGY
- a CDS encoding SDR family NAD(P)-dependent oxidoreductase, whose product is MKLNNKVAFVTGAAGAGIGKACARLLAREGARVVVADAHEERSRSVAQEIANEIGVEALGVACDVTQKGAVDSAVKAALDAFGSIDILVNNAGTNRPTQVIDMTDEQWDLVLNTTLRGTFYCCRAVLPSMIRQGSGRIVNIGSTAAFMGLAAGHAHYAAAKAGLTAFTRCLAMEAAAHYITVNTVAPSFIYNEFIPHIYPQEEITRMEDMIPYPRKGTPEDVAQTVLFLATEGEYITGQTICVTGGSWMR
- a CDS encoding nitroreductase family protein codes for the protein MYHNLVDASTIPFERWHQAIGRRRSRRRFDGQPLPAEAEARIAGLCAEFRPFPDARAEFVGRSADLVLKGAVGNYGKIRGARAFIAVVGNTESVHSEERAGYTGEAIVLEAVAMGLHTCWVGGLFRPDVAARLADVHEREKVLSVIPIGHAPRDWSFEERLMTGFGRTHKRKPLSKLLKEGEDERLSSWAREAIEAARLAPSAVNRQPWRFRIAEDTLTISVDDTKLLHTISKRLDCGIAMLHIELAALHAGVRGEWEFLDNPGVAVFKKT